From Vibrio artabrorum, a single genomic window includes:
- the clpS gene encoding ATP-dependent Clp protease adapter ClpS → MSRNFEWASPGSDLLEKETTKVKPPAMYHVVLNNDDYTPMDFVIEILERFFSLDIEKATEVMLKVHYEGKAICGTYSAEIAETKVAQVTMYSKENEHPLLCTMEQV, encoded by the coding sequence ATGAGCAGAAACTTTGAATGGGCATCTCCAGGCTCAGATTTACTGGAGAAAGAGACAACAAAAGTAAAGCCACCGGCAATGTATCACGTTGTGTTGAATAACGATGACTACACGCCTATGGACTTTGTAATCGAGATCCTAGAGCGATTCTTCTCACTAGATATCGAAAAAGCAACGGAAGTGATGCTCAAGGTTCATTATGAAGGTAAAGCTATATGCGGCACATACAGTGCTGAAATAGCAGAAACAAAGGTAGCGCAGGTAACGATGTACTCAAAGGAAAATGAGCATCCGCTACTATGTACAATGGAGCAAGTATAA
- the cspD gene encoding cold shock domain-containing protein CspD, whose translation MATGTVKWFNNAKGFGFICPEGEEGDIFAHYSTIQMEGYRTLKAGQQVDYEVESGPKGSHASSIVPVEGSAAK comes from the coding sequence ATGGCTACAGGTACAGTAAAATGGTTTAACAACGCCAAAGGGTTTGGCTTTATTTGTCCAGAAGGTGAAGAAGGTGATATTTTCGCCCACTACTCCACAATACAAATGGAAGGTTATCGAACCTTAAAGGCTGGCCAGCAGGTCGACTATGAAGTAGAAAGTGGCCCCAAAGGCTCGCATGCGAGCTCTATTGTTCCTGTAGAAGGTAGCGCCGCTAAATAG